A single Lancefieldella parvula DSM 20469 DNA region contains:
- the thrS gene encoding threonine--tRNA ligase: MKVLYNDGHVGEINDAAEELEVIRHDAAHLLAQALKRLYPHAQFAYGPATENGFYYDVDLGDTKVNEDDFPAIEAEMKKIVKENLKIETFELPRDEAVAYMKERGESYKVEHIGDLAPDAHITFYKQGEYVDMCVGPHMLYTKGVKAFKLTSISGAYWKADKNNKMLTRIYGVAFGSKDELAQYLKMIEEAEKRDHRKIGREMELFMMSDFGPGSPFWLPNGMALRNALTEYWHEMQARFGYQEVQTPLILSRSLWETSGHWDHYKENMYTTTVDEEDFAIKPMNCPGACLIYKSKPRSYRDLPMKLAEAGLDHRYEMKGALHGLFRVREFTQDDAHLFIRPDQITEQVTDASHLITAYYAQFGFPYRVELSTRPEDSMGSDEDWERAEQGLRDALDAMGIDYVVNEGDGAFYGPKIDFHLTDCLGRSWQCGTIQLDFQLPHNFQLEYIDSDGTKKQPIMIHRAGFGSFERFIGILTENYEGKFPVWLSPCQVKILPVSEKSRSYAHEVADKLAAAGIRVKVDDRDEKIGYKIREARSLDRVPYMLILGEQEVEAGNISVRDRSNETHAAELDEFIAQVVKENSERIG; this comes from the coding sequence ATGAAGGTTTTATATAACGACGGTCATGTTGGCGAGATTAACGATGCAGCTGAAGAGCTTGAGGTTATTCGCCATGATGCAGCTCATCTGCTTGCCCAAGCCCTGAAGCGTCTATATCCACATGCACAGTTTGCCTATGGTCCAGCAACCGAAAATGGTTTTTACTATGATGTTGATCTTGGAGACACCAAGGTTAACGAGGATGATTTCCCAGCAATTGAAGCTGAGATGAAGAAAATTGTTAAAGAGAACCTTAAGATTGAGACCTTTGAGCTTCCTCGCGATGAGGCCGTTGCCTATATGAAGGAGCGCGGCGAATCTTACAAGGTTGAGCACATTGGTGACCTTGCTCCAGACGCACACATTACTTTCTATAAGCAGGGTGAATACGTTGACATGTGCGTTGGTCCTCACATGCTCTACACCAAGGGTGTTAAGGCATTTAAGCTGACGAGTATTTCTGGTGCTTATTGGAAGGCCGATAAGAACAACAAGATGCTCACCAGAATTTATGGTGTTGCTTTTGGCTCTAAAGATGAGCTTGCTCAGTACCTCAAGATGATTGAAGAAGCCGAGAAGCGCGACCACAGGAAGATTGGTCGTGAGATGGAGCTCTTCATGATGTCTGACTTTGGACCAGGTTCTCCTTTCTGGCTTCCAAACGGTATGGCTTTGCGCAATGCTCTGACCGAGTACTGGCATGAGATGCAGGCTCGCTTTGGTTACCAGGAGGTTCAGACTCCATTGATCCTCTCGCGTTCTCTTTGGGAGACTTCTGGTCACTGGGATCACTACAAAGAGAATATGTACACTACCACGGTAGATGAAGAAGACTTTGCCATTAAGCCTATGAACTGCCCTGGTGCTTGTTTGATTTATAAGTCTAAGCCACGTTCTTATAGGGATCTTCCTATGAAGTTGGCTGAGGCTGGACTTGACCATCGTTACGAGATGAAGGGTGCTCTGCACGGTCTGTTCCGTGTTCGTGAGTTTACCCAGGATGATGCACACCTCTTTATTCGCCCTGATCAGATTACTGAGCAGGTCACGGATGCTTCTCATCTCATTACCGCGTACTATGCACAGTTTGGCTTCCCATATCGTGTTGAGCTTTCTACGCGTCCAGAGGATTCTATGGGTTCTGACGAGGATTGGGAGCGTGCTGAGCAGGGTTTGCGCGATGCGCTTGATGCTATGGGCATTGACTACGTTGTTAATGAGGGTGACGGTGCTTTCTACGGACCAAAGATTGACTTCCATCTGACCGATTGCCTTGGTCGCTCTTGGCAGTGCGGCACCATCCAGCTTGACTTCCAGCTTCCTCATAACTTCCAGCTTGAGTACATCGACTCCGATGGCACCAAGAAGCAGCCAATCATGATTCACCGTGCTGGCTTTGGTTCCTTCGAGCGTTTTATTGGTATTTTGACCGAGAACTACGAAGGCAAGTTCCCTGTCTGGTTGAGCCCTTGCCAGGTCAAGATCCTTCCTGTCTCCGAGAAGTCTCGCTCTTATGCTCATGAGGTTGCAGATAAGCTTGCAGCTGCTGGTATTCGTGTTAAGGTCGATGACCGTGACGAGAAGATCGGCTATAAGATTCGTGAGGCTCGTTCTCTTGATCGCGTGCCTTATATGCTTATCCTTGGTGAGCAGGAGGTTGAGGCAGGAAACATTTCTGTTCGCGATCGCTCCAATGAGACTCACGCAGCAGAGCTTGACGAGTTTATTGCTCAGGTTGTCAAAGAGAATTCTGAGCGTATTGGTTAA
- a CDS encoding (deoxy)nucleoside triphosphate pyrophosphohydrolase — translation MSETKTINVAAAIFYRDNKILAACRADKENTGLWEFPGGKVEAGETSEQALRREIQEELHCTVQAAFFYDTVTYSYPTFDLHMDCYICTLNESESPIVDPKVHSELHWLAQNELLDVQWLPADIELIKQLGTFWNDIFASQHL, via the coding sequence ATGTCCGAGACAAAAACAATCAATGTAGCTGCAGCTATATTCTATAGGGATAATAAGATCCTTGCAGCTTGCAGAGCTGATAAAGAAAATACTGGCTTATGGGAGTTTCCTGGCGGAAAAGTTGAGGCAGGAGAAACCTCGGAGCAGGCCCTGCGTCGAGAAATTCAAGAAGAGTTGCACTGCACTGTGCAAGCGGCATTCTTTTACGACACAGTAACCTACTCCTACCCCACTTTTGACCTGCACATGGATTGTTATATCTGCACGTTAAATGAGTCCGAGAGTCCTATTGTAGATCCAAAGGTTCACTCAGAGCTTCACTGGCTTGCTCAGAACGAGCTGCTCGACGTGCAATGGTTGCCTGCGGACATTGAGCTAATCAAGCAACTTGGCACGTTCTGGAACGATATCTTTGCGTCACAGCATCTATAG
- a CDS encoding acyl-[acyl-carrier-protein] thioesterase produces MYTIESRVRYSECDETGKLSLVGVMNYLQDCSTFHSEDIGRGFKQLASEGYAWVLATWQIQVDRLPQFGEKIFVGTWSYQMKGLQASRSFIINDESGTTIVKADSTWYLMNIKEGKAARVPESESVYITGEPRVDLPPTPRKIALEGTAVDGPAIFVSQQHLDTNKHVNNAQYVLMAVDTLVALGYSHKLRRIVVQYRSQAHLGDTIAPEVYTDETGFSVVLKDAESSTVFATVRLEG; encoded by the coding sequence ATGTACACCATTGAAAGTAGGGTTAGATACAGCGAGTGCGATGAAACGGGAAAGCTTTCCTTAGTAGGTGTTATGAATTACCTGCAGGACTGCTCAACGTTCCACTCAGAAGATATCGGCCGCGGCTTTAAGCAACTAGCCAGCGAAGGATACGCATGGGTTCTAGCAACTTGGCAGATTCAAGTTGACCGACTTCCTCAGTTTGGCGAGAAGATCTTTGTTGGTACCTGGTCATATCAGATGAAAGGCCTTCAAGCATCTAGGTCATTTATTATCAATGATGAGAGTGGCACAACCATCGTAAAGGCTGATTCTACCTGGTATTTAATGAACATTAAAGAAGGTAAAGCAGCTCGCGTTCCAGAAAGTGAGAGCGTGTACATTACTGGCGAGCCTCGTGTAGATTTACCACCTACTCCGCGCAAAATTGCACTTGAGGGAACTGCTGTTGACGGCCCAGCCATTTTTGTTTCTCAGCAACACCTGGATACAAACAAGCACGTCAACAACGCTCAATATGTGCTCATGGCTGTCGACACGCTTGTAGCTCTTGGTTATTCTCACAAGTTGCGCCGCATTGTGGTTCAGTACAGAAGCCAAGCGCACTTGGGCGACACCATTGCCCCCGAGGTATATACCGATGAGACGGGTTTCTCGGTAGTGCTTAAAGATGCCGAGAGTTCTACTGTGTTTGCAACGGTTAGACTGGAAGGCTAA
- a CDS encoding putative ABC transporter permease, with protein MSTMTETLCTLFALDRNIELFVLHFPQMVIIFALISFGGWVYETIYCSIVEGEFTKRGFLFGPSCPIYGIGALAVWLVLGQISNPFVVFIIGGFLATVIEYSTGLFLERRFKKKWWDYSMFKFNLHGRICPQASAVFGAFSVTSVFILVPSMLDILMIFSKHTISVVAFIVATLYFLDTVASLLWNGPTTHHKVEAAAQDASLRIEEATQNASQKVSAAAQSASQKANAAAQTATLIASQKAQEVSQKVQVTKQKLDNTTQKVKDRLPGSFPWDN; from the coding sequence ATGAGTACCATGACCGAGACACTGTGCACACTTTTTGCCCTCGATAGAAATATTGAATTATTTGTACTTCATTTTCCTCAGATGGTCATAATCTTTGCGTTGATTTCTTTTGGCGGCTGGGTGTACGAGACCATCTATTGCTCTATTGTCGAAGGCGAATTTACCAAACGTGGCTTTCTTTTTGGACCCTCTTGCCCAATTTACGGTATTGGGGCACTTGCGGTATGGTTGGTTCTTGGTCAGATTTCCAATCCATTTGTTGTCTTTATCATTGGTGGATTCTTGGCCACAGTTATTGAGTACTCGACCGGCCTATTTTTAGAGCGTCGCTTTAAAAAGAAGTGGTGGGACTACTCCATGTTTAAGTTCAACTTACATGGTCGTATTTGTCCGCAGGCCAGCGCTGTATTTGGTGCTTTTTCTGTTACATCAGTTTTTATACTAGTTCCATCGATGCTTGATATTTTGATGATTTTTTCCAAGCATACCATCTCAGTTGTGGCGTTTATTGTGGCCACCCTCTATTTTTTAGACACTGTTGCCAGCCTTCTTTGGAATGGACCAACCACCCATCACAAAGTTGAAGCTGCCGCACAAGATGCATCTTTGAGGATTGAAGAAGCTACACAGAATGCGTCGCAAAAAGTTAGTGCTGCGGCACAAAGTGCATCGCAAAAAGCAAATGCAGCCGCTCAAACTGCAACTCTCATTGCATCCCAAAAAGCTCAAGAAGTTTCACAAAAAGTCCAGGTAACCAAGCAGAAGCTTGATAACACCACACAGAAAGTCAAAGATCGCTTACCGGGCTCATTTCCTTGGGATAACTAA
- the thyA gene encoding thymidylate synthase, with amino-acid sequence MSKADRIFIDMCSDIIENGTTTEGEKVRPTWEDGTSAYTIKKFGVCNRYDLREEFPALTLRRTALKSAMDEVLWIYQKKSNNVNDLNSHIWDSWADESGSIGKAYGYQVGQVSHYADGDYDQMDRVLKDLKENPFSRRIMTNLYTFADLSEMNLYPCAFNAIYNVTQGAGKNRPTLNLLLVQRSQDILAANNWNVCQYAILLMMVAQVSGMEAGELVHMIADAHIYDRHVDIVKELISRPTFDAPKVSLNPNITNFYDFTTDDLIVEDYQHGPQVKNIPIAV; translated from the coding sequence ATGAGCAAAGCAGACCGTATTTTTATTGATATGTGCTCCGACATTATTGAAAACGGTACCACCACCGAGGGTGAGAAGGTCCGTCCTACCTGGGAAGACGGAACTTCTGCGTACACAATCAAAAAATTTGGCGTCTGCAATCGCTACGATTTGCGTGAGGAGTTTCCTGCGCTGACGCTTCGTCGTACCGCACTCAAGAGTGCCATGGACGAAGTTTTATGGATTTACCAGAAGAAATCAAACAACGTTAACGACCTCAACTCCCACATTTGGGATTCTTGGGCTGACGAGTCCGGCTCCATCGGAAAAGCCTACGGTTACCAGGTTGGACAGGTTTCTCACTATGCTGATGGCGATTACGATCAAATGGATCGTGTGCTCAAGGATCTCAAAGAGAATCCATTCAGCCGTCGTATTATGACCAACCTGTACACCTTTGCTGATCTCTCAGAGATGAACCTCTATCCATGCGCATTCAACGCAATCTATAACGTTACCCAGGGGGCAGGAAAGAATAGACCTACGCTTAACCTGTTGCTTGTTCAACGTAGTCAGGATATTCTTGCAGCTAACAACTGGAATGTTTGCCAGTATGCCATCTTGCTGATGATGGTTGCACAGGTCAGCGGAATGGAAGCTGGCGAGCTAGTTCACATGATTGCCGACGCTCACATTTATGATCGTCACGTAGATATTGTTAAAGAATTGATTTCTCGTCCAACCTTTGATGCACCAAAGGTGAGCCTGAACCCTAACATCACCAACTTCTACGACTTCACTACTGACGATCTTATCGTTGAAGATTATCAGCACGGTCCACAGGTTAAAAACATTCCGATTGCTGTTTAA
- a CDS encoding HD domain-containing protein: MVDVSKIRKRFDELSTPILKSGRLYQLASFTQHGTTSTLDHVIAVAYSSLAFAMNTGIKVDERALVRGALLHDYYLYDWHDHNAAPDNWHGFTHPRHALNNAREDFPDLTPVEEDIILHHMFPLVPIPPHTKEAWIVTTCDKACSTAETLTGNPYKKDGFNPKGFSTPESDFQGTTDSKSDALNNYTDYGNLS, from the coding sequence TTGGTTGACGTTTCTAAAATTCGTAAGAGGTTTGATGAGCTTTCGACTCCCATTCTGAAGTCTGGAAGACTCTATCAACTTGCATCTTTTACGCAGCATGGAACTACCAGCACACTCGACCACGTTATCGCAGTTGCTTACAGTAGCCTTGCCTTTGCTATGAATACTGGTATCAAAGTTGATGAACGTGCACTTGTACGTGGCGCGCTCCTGCATGACTACTACCTCTATGATTGGCATGATCACAATGCCGCACCAGACAACTGGCATGGATTTACTCACCCTCGCCACGCACTTAATAATGCCCGCGAAGATTTTCCTGATCTAACACCTGTTGAGGAAGACATCATCCTGCATCACATGTTTCCACTGGTTCCTATTCCACCTCACACCAAAGAAGCTTGGATTGTTACAACTTGTGATAAAGCTTGTTCAACTGCAGAAACACTGACAGGCAATCCATACAAAAAAGATGGTTTCAACCCAAAAGGTTTCTCGACACCTGAAAGTGATTTTCAGGGCACAACCGACAGCAAGTCAGATGCACTCAATAACTACACGGATTACGGAAACCTCTCATGA
- a CDS encoding PLP-dependent transferase, with amino-acid sequence MVNQVSDKVPVAGGVAQDVTAGTSNTVGAVDVMQTATDVVAEYVKLTGAGRARLVPVSYVDELLATLVAGGASVVEPLSGVPVEVCDIKGRAAAGELLVADVRMIGAEFSPACRLGAELAVAEDVRVPGYVVVCMRKCCIPWVAEVVEAKACSAENVIVTATGVEEQASARASRHAASDAAQVVAAYLACHPRVGAVRYPGLKTDPSFARATSQLVGGFGPYVDYIWKELPGEWHRFVAGDEDARTQIINFERLG; translated from the coding sequence TTGGTTAATCAGGTTTCAGACAAAGTACCAGTTGCCGGTGGCGTCGCGCAGGACGTTACGGCTGGCACGAGCAACACTGTCGGAGCTGTTGATGTGATGCAAACCGCAACTGACGTTGTAGCTGAATACGTAAAATTGACAGGGGCAGGACGTGCACGGCTTGTCCCTGTTTCATATGTAGATGAACTTCTCGCTACTCTTGTTGCGGGCGGAGCGAGCGTTGTAGAGCCGCTTTCTGGTGTACCTGTTGAAGTGTGCGACATCAAAGGCAGGGCTGCAGCTGGGGAGCTGTTAGTAGCAGACGTGCGTATGATTGGTGCCGAGTTTAGTCCCGCGTGCCGTCTGGGGGCAGAGCTTGCAGTAGCCGAGGACGTTCGGGTGCCGGGATATGTTGTCGTGTGCATGCGGAAGTGCTGCATACCGTGGGTTGCAGAGGTGGTTGAAGCCAAGGCTTGCTCTGCAGAGAACGTGATAGTTACTGCCACGGGAGTGGAAGAGCAGGCGAGTGCACGGGCTTCTCGCCATGCGGCGAGCGACGCAGCGCAGGTGGTTGCTGCATACCTGGCGTGCCATCCGCGCGTTGGGGCGGTGCGCTATCCGGGTCTCAAAACGGATCCGAGCTTTGCGCGCGCTACGTCGCAGCTGGTGGGCGGATTTGGCCCGTACGTGGATTACATCTGGAAAGAATTACCAGGTGAATGGCATAGATTTGTTGCAGGGGATGAAGATGCGAGAACGCAAATTATAAATTTTGAGAGACTCGGTTAA
- the adhE gene encoding bifunctional acetaldehyde-CoA/alcohol dehydrogenase, giving the protein MAKKATQIEDVDTLLKRLEEMREAQAEFATFTQEQVDKIFYEAALAAEKNRISLARMAVEETGMGVMEDKVIKNHYAAEYIYNKYKDMKTCGVVEDDPAAGYRVVAEPMGIVAAVIPTTNPTSTAIFKTLLALKTRNAIIISPHPRAKECTIAAARIVRDAAEKAGCPKGIIDWVPAPTIDMTAAVMSNADIILATGGPGMVNAAYSSGKPALGVGPGNTPAIIDDTADIKLAVSSIIHSKTFDNGMICASEQSVTVLDGVYDQVKKEFADRGCYFLQGKELDAVRKTVIVNGAVNAAIVGKSAHFIAKTAGVDVPEKTKILIGEVTSVEPSEEMAHEKLSPVLGMYRAKNFDEAIAKAERLVADGGYGHTSSLYVNINEKEKIAKHQEAMKTCRILINTPSSQGGIGDLYNFKMAPSLTLGCGTWGGNSVSGNVGPQHLLNYKSVAERQENMLWLRVPEKVYFKRGCMPVALRELKEVYNKKRVFIVTDQFLYKSGFTKTIEETLDSLGIVHSSFWDVAPDPTLQCALEGVARIRSFEPDCIIAIGGGSAMDAGKIMWSMYENPEEKFEDMAADFLDIRKRVYNYPKMGNKAFFVAIPTSSGTGSEVTPFAIITDADNGVKYPLADYELLPNMAIVDTDNMMSQPKGLTSASGIDVLTHCLEAFVSMMASDYTDGMALRGMKLVFEYLPRAYDNPNDVEARDHMANASCLGGLAFANAFLGVNHSMAHKLGAFHHIPHGWANAVILTRVMRYNAAERPTKMGTFPQYDHPHTLARYAEAGRFCGVTGKDDREVFENFVKKIEELKAYIGVKETIKDYGVDEKYFLDTLDQMSEQAFDDQCTGANPRYPLVSELRELYLDAYYGREPSFYED; this is encoded by the coding sequence ATGGCAAAGAAGGCTACTCAAATTGAGGATGTTGATACTTTGCTCAAGCGCCTCGAAGAAATGCGCGAGGCACAGGCAGAGTTTGCAACATTCACTCAGGAGCAGGTCGATAAGATTTTCTATGAAGCTGCTCTTGCGGCCGAGAAAAATCGTATCTCTCTTGCTCGCATGGCAGTTGAAGAGACTGGCATGGGTGTAATGGAAGATAAGGTTATCAAGAACCATTACGCAGCAGAGTATATTTACAACAAGTACAAGGACATGAAGACCTGTGGTGTTGTAGAGGATGATCCAGCTGCAGGTTATCGAGTTGTAGCCGAGCCAATGGGCATTGTAGCTGCAGTTATTCCAACTACTAACCCAACTTCTACCGCAATCTTTAAGACACTTCTTGCTCTGAAGACAAGAAACGCCATTATTATTTCCCCACACCCTCGTGCAAAAGAGTGCACTATTGCTGCTGCTCGTATTGTTCGTGATGCTGCCGAGAAGGCCGGCTGCCCCAAGGGTATTATCGACTGGGTACCAGCTCCTACCATTGATATGACTGCAGCAGTCATGAGCAACGCTGATATCATCTTGGCAACCGGTGGTCCAGGTATGGTCAACGCAGCATATTCTTCTGGTAAGCCAGCTTTGGGTGTTGGTCCTGGTAACACTCCTGCTATCATCGACGATACCGCAGATATCAAGCTTGCAGTTAGCTCCATCATTCACTCTAAGACGTTTGACAACGGTATGATTTGTGCTTCTGAGCAGTCCGTTACTGTTCTTGACGGCGTGTATGACCAGGTCAAGAAGGAGTTCGCTGATCGCGGTTGCTACTTCCTTCAGGGTAAAGAGCTTGACGCTGTTCGTAAGACCGTCATTGTTAACGGTGCTGTTAACGCAGCTATTGTTGGTAAGTCTGCTCACTTCATTGCAAAGACCGCTGGCGTCGATGTCCCAGAGAAGACCAAGATTCTTATTGGTGAGGTAACCTCTGTTGAGCCTTCAGAAGAGATGGCTCACGAGAAACTTTCTCCAGTTCTTGGTATGTATCGCGCAAAGAACTTTGACGAGGCAATTGCTAAGGCTGAGCGTCTTGTTGCTGATGGCGGCTACGGTCACACCAGCTCTCTTTACGTCAACATCAACGAGAAAGAGAAGATTGCTAAGCATCAGGAGGCAATGAAGACCTGTCGTATTCTGATCAATACACCTTCCTCTCAAGGCGGTATTGGAGACCTCTACAACTTCAAGATGGCTCCATCCCTAACCCTTGGCTGCGGAACCTGGGGCGGCAATTCCGTCTCCGGCAACGTTGGCCCACAGCACCTGCTTAACTACAAGTCTGTTGCAGAGAGGCAAGAGAATATGCTTTGGCTTCGTGTACCTGAGAAGGTCTACTTCAAGAGGGGCTGCATGCCTGTTGCTCTTCGTGAACTCAAAGAGGTCTATAACAAGAAGCGCGTCTTCATTGTCACTGACCAGTTCCTTTATAAGAGTGGCTTCACTAAGACTATCGAGGAAACCCTGGATTCCCTGGGCATCGTTCACTCTTCATTCTGGGACGTTGCTCCAGATCCAACCCTTCAGTGTGCTCTTGAGGGCGTAGCTCGCATTCGCTCCTTTGAGCCAGACTGCATCATTGCAATCGGTGGCGGTTCTGCTATGGACGCAGGTAAGATTATGTGGTCCATGTACGAGAACCCAGAAGAGAAGTTTGAAGACATGGCAGCAGACTTCTTGGATATTCGTAAGCGTGTTTACAACTATCCTAAGATGGGCAACAAGGCATTCTTTGTTGCAATTCCAACCTCTTCTGGTACCGGTTCTGAGGTAACTCCATTTGCTATCATCACCGATGCCGACAATGGTGTTAAGTACCCACTTGCAGACTATGAGCTGCTGCCTAACATGGCAATTGTTGATACTGATAACATGATGAGCCAGCCTAAGGGTCTGACCTCTGCTTCTGGTATCGATGTTCTTACTCACTGTCTTGAGGCATTTGTCTCCATGATGGCATCTGATTACACAGACGGTATGGCCCTTCGCGGTATGAAATTGGTCTTTGAGTACCTGCCACGTGCTTATGACAATCCAAACGATGTTGAAGCGCGCGATCACATGGCAAACGCTTCTTGCCTGGGTGGTCTTGCATTTGCTAACGCATTCTTGGGTGTCAACCACTCCATGGCTCACAAGCTGGGTGCTTTCCACCACATCCCACATGGTTGGGCTAACGCAGTTATCCTTACTCGCGTTATGCGTTATAACGCAGCTGAGCGCCCAACAAAAATGGGTACCTTCCCACAGTATGATCATCCACACACTCTTGCTCGTTATGCTGAGGCAGGTCGTTTCTGCGGCGTTACCGGCAAGGATGATCGTGAGGTCTTTGAGAACTTCGTCAAGAAGATTGAGGAGCTCAAGGCATACATTGGTGTTAAGGAAACTATCAAGGATTACGGCGTAGATGAAAAGTACTTCCTCGACACTCTTGACCAGATGTCTGAGCAGGCATTTGATGACCAGTGCACTGGTGCAAACCCACGCTACCCACTTGTCTCCGAGCTTCGCGAGCTCTACTTGGATGCTTACTACGGTCGCGAGCCAAGCTTCTACGAGGATTAA
- a CDS encoding diacylglycerol/lipid kinase family protein, producing the protein MRTLIIHNPCSGFSSDAIFEFERALLKCGDKCLVKLVESHWHTNEVLSSVQPEDFDVVVLSGGDGTVSSLLYGLRGCQTPILVFPSGTANLLAASIGNAPEPNALALACRNLQTAKLDLGEITWTTVSGETHVAGVPLMAGTGLDAEIMRSAIPHKRTFGEAAYFTAALANLMPPVHDFKITVDGKTHELQGIGCLIANSSMMQAGIELAPGNRMNDGLLEVIVIETHMTAKLVRPLLSGFFDRTGESLGRPYLNSFSGKEIYVESKTPMPLEVNGEVTCHDIYAYSARCLPSAVNVVVDYMSPYSKKV; encoded by the coding sequence ATGAGAACCCTCATCATTCACAATCCTTGCTCGGGTTTTAGCTCTGATGCAATCTTTGAATTTGAGCGTGCTCTTCTGAAGTGTGGCGACAAATGTCTGGTAAAGCTTGTTGAAAGCCATTGGCACACAAATGAAGTGTTAAGCTCTGTTCAACCTGAAGACTTTGACGTAGTAGTGCTCTCGGGTGGTGACGGAACCGTATCTAGCCTACTCTACGGCCTTAGAGGATGTCAGACGCCTATTTTAGTTTTCCCCTCTGGCACCGCTAATCTTCTGGCCGCAAGTATTGGAAACGCTCCTGAGCCTAACGCATTAGCGCTAGCCTGTAGAAACCTTCAGACTGCCAAGCTAGACTTGGGTGAAATTACCTGGACCACTGTATCGGGAGAAACCCATGTTGCTGGCGTGCCTTTAATGGCTGGAACTGGTCTTGATGCAGAGATTATGCGTTCAGCTATCCCTCACAAACGGACCTTTGGAGAAGCAGCATACTTTACTGCTGCCCTTGCAAACCTCATGCCACCGGTCCACGACTTCAAAATTACCGTTGATGGAAAGACACATGAGCTTCAGGGCATCGGATGCCTTATTGCAAACAGCTCCATGATGCAAGCTGGAATTGAACTTGCGCCTGGTAATCGTATGAATGACGGTTTACTTGAGGTTATTGTTATCGAAACTCACATGACAGCAAAGCTAGTTCGACCGCTACTTTCTGGCTTCTTTGATCGCACGGGAGAGTCACTTGGCAGACCTTACCTTAATAGTTTTAGTGGTAAAGAAATTTACGTTGAATCGAAAACCCCCATGCCACTAGAGGTAAATGGTGAAGTCACCTGCCACGACATCTACGCATACTCTGCTCGCTGTCTTCCTAGCGCGGTAAACGTTGTAGTAGATTACATGAGTCCTTACAGCAAGAAGGTATAA
- a CDS encoding dihydrofolate reductase, with protein MNAIVSVTRDWGIGCDGDLLIPNKADMKYFVEHTRSCTVIMGRKTLESFPGGPLKGRRNIVISRNTNYQVEGVEIVSSAEEALRLVKDEAPEKVWLIGGASIYRALLDRCSYAYVTKHDTVVDADTYFPNLDEDPAWKVCNEEDGGVTPEGVAFKFVTYQHV; from the coding sequence ATGAACGCAATTGTTTCTGTAACACGCGATTGGGGTATCGGATGCGATGGGGACCTTCTTATTCCCAACAAAGCCGATATGAAGTACTTTGTTGAGCACACGCGCAGCTGCACGGTTATCATGGGCAGAAAAACGCTGGAGAGTTTTCCTGGAGGACCACTCAAGGGCCGCCGCAACATTGTCATCTCTAGAAATACCAACTACCAGGTCGAAGGTGTTGAGATTGTGTCGTCGGCTGAGGAAGCACTTCGTTTAGTTAAGGATGAAGCTCCAGAAAAAGTCTGGCTTATTGGTGGCGCTTCGATTTACCGTGCCCTTCTCGACAGGTGCTCTTACGCATACGTTACAAAACATGATACGGTGGTTGATGCGGATACGTACTTCCCCAATCTAGATGAAGACCCTGCGTGGAAAGTTTGTAACGAGGAAGACGGTGGAGTGACTCCAGAAGGTGTTGCTTTTAAGTTTGTAACCTACCAGCACGTTTAG